From a region of the Erinaceus europaeus chromosome 14, mEriEur2.1, whole genome shotgun sequence genome:
- the EIF4G1 gene encoding eukaryotic translation initiation factor 4 gamma 1 isoform X3: protein MNKAPQPTGPPPAPSPGLPQHFYTSRAQPPSSAASRVPSAAPARPGPAAHVYPAGSQVMMIPSQISYSASQGAYYIPGQGRSTYVVPTQQYPVQPGAPSFYPGASPTEFGTYAGAYYPAQGVQQFPTGVAPTPVLMNQPPPIAPKRERKTIRIRDPNQGGKDITEEIMSGARTASTPTPPQAGGGLEPQANGETAQGAVTIRPDDRSQGAIVGGRPGLPGPEHSPSESQPSSPSPTPSPPPILEPGSEPNLTVLSIPGDTMTTGMLQMSVEESAPMPRESGEPYCLLPEAAPLAEPILEVEVTLSKPIPESEFSSSPLQVPNPLPPHKVEVPPEPNGTASSEGLEAEVESSPALAPASVCPSESSLPVAPTAQPEELLNGAPSPPAVDLSPVSEPKEQATEATVSAVPLTAVSSTPAATPPATSPAQEEEMEEEEEEEEGDAGEAEGEKGGEEQLPPESVPVPAHLPQNLEVAATQVAVSVPKRRRKIKELNKKEAVGDLLDAFKEVTPGVPEVESQPSPVGSNPGPEAEACSAASRPEEADETWDAKEDKIHNAENIQPGEQKYEYKSDQWKPLNLEEKKRYDREFLLGFQFIFASMQKPEGLPHISDVVLDKANKTPLRPLDPTRLSGINCGPDFTPSYANFGRPALSNRGPPRGGPGGELPRGPQAGLGPRRSQPGPRKEPRKIIATVLMTEDIKLNKAEKAWKPSSKRTAADKDRGEEDADGSKTQDLFRRVRSILNKLTPQMFQQLMKQVTQLAIDTEERLKGVIDLIFEKAISEPNFSVAYANMCRCLMALKVPTTEKPTVTVNFRKLLLNRCQKEFEKDKDDDEVFEKKQKEMDEAATAEERGRLKEELEEARDIARRRSLGNIKFIGELFKLKMLTEAIMHDCVVKLLKNHDEESLECLCRLLTTIGKDLDFEKAKPRMDQYFQQMEKIIKEKKTSSRIRFMLQDVLDLRRSNWVPRRGDQGPKTIDQIHKEAEMEEHREHIKVQQLMAKGGDKRRGGPPGPPISRGLPLVDDGGWNTVPISKGSRPIDTSRLTKITKPGSIDSNNQLFAPGGRMSWGKGSSGGSAAKPSDAVSEAARSTTSTLNRFSALQQAVPTESTDNRRVVQRSSLSRERGEKAGDRGDRLERSERGGDRGDRLDRARTPATKRSFSKDVEERSRERSSQPEGLRKAASLTEDRDQGRDAVKREAALPPVSAPKAALSEEELEKKSKAIIEEYLHLNDMKEAVQCVQELASPSLLFIFVRLGIESTLERSAIAREHMGRLLHQLLCAGHLSTAQYYQGLYEILELAEDMEIDIPHVWLYLAELITPILQEGGLPMGELFREITKPLRPLGKASSLLLEVLGLLCKSMGPKKVGTLWREAGLNWKEFISEGQDVGTFVAEQKVEYTLGEESEAPGQRPLPSEELSRQLEKLLKEGSTNQRISDWIEANLNEQQVASNSLVRALMKTVCYSAIIFESPLRLDVEVLKARAKLLQKYLCDEQKELQALYALQALVVTLEQPANLLRTFFDALYDEDVVKEDAFYSWENSKDPAEQRGKGVALKSVTTFFKWLREAEEESDHN from the exons ATGAACAAAGCTCCACAGCCCACAGGCCCCCCACCCGCCCCGTCCCCTGGACTCCCGCAG CACTTCTATACTAGCCGGGCCCAGCCCCCGAGTAGTGCAGCCTCCCGAGTGCCGAGCGCAGCCCCCGCCCGCCCTGGCCCAGCTGCCCATGTCTACCCTGCTGGATCCCAAGTAATGATGATCCCTTCCCAGATCTCCTACTCAGCCTCCCAAGGGGCCTACTACATCCCGGGACAG GGGCGCTCCACGTATGTTGTCCCAACGCAGCAGTATCCTGTGCAGCCAGGAGCCCCAAGCTTCTACCCAGGGGCAAGCCCGACAGAGTTTGGCACGTACG CTGGCGCCTACTACCCAGCCCAGGGTGTGCAGCAGTTTCCCACTGGCGTGGCCCCCACCCCGGTTTTGATGAACCAGCCCCCTCCAATTGCTCCCAAGAGGGAACGGAAGACG ATCCGAATTCGAGATCCAAACCAAGGAGGGAAGGACATCACGGAGGAGATAATGTCTGGGGCCCGCACCGCCTccacacccacccctccccag GCGGGAGGtggtctggagcctcaggctaaTGGGGAGACAGCCCAGGGTGCTGTCACTATCCGGCCAG ATGACCGATCGCAGGGAGCAATCGTCGGGGGCCGGCCGGGTCTGCCCGGACCTGAGCACAGCCCTTCAGAATCCCAGCCTTCATCACCTTCCCCAACCCCATCTCCACCTCCGATCTTGGAACCGGGGTCTGAGCCGAATCTCACAGTCCTTTCTATTCCTGGGGATACTATGACGACGGGAATGTTACAGATGTCTGTTGAAGAATCAGCCCCCATGCCTCGGGAAAGTGGGGAGCCATATTGTCTCTTGCCAGAAGCCGCTCCCCTAGCTGAACCCATACTGGAAGTTGAAGTGACGCTTAGCAAACCAATTCCAGAATCCGAGTTTTCTTCCAGTCCTCTCCAGGTTCCCAACCCCCTGCCACCTCACAAAGTGGAAGTTCCTCCCGAGCCTAATGGCACTGCCTCATCTGAGGGTCTGGAAGCAGAGGTGGAGTCGAGTCCAGCGCTTGCACCCGCCTCGGTTTGTCCCTCCGAGTCCTCCTTGCCTGTTGCTCCAACTGCCCAGCCTGAGGAACTGCTCAATGGAGCCCCGTCACCACCAGCTGTGGACTTAAGCCCCGTCAGTGAGCCAAAGGAGCAGGCCACGGAGGCCACGGTATCGGCGGTCCCCCTCACTGCCGTCTCCAGCACCCCAGCGGCGACTCCTCCGGCCACTTCCCCTGCTCaggaggaggaaatggaagaagaggaagaggaggaagaaggagatgcAGGAGAAGCTGAgggtgagaagggaggagaggaacagCTTCCCCCGGAAAGCGTGCCTGTTCCAGCCCACCTGCCCCAGAATTTGGAGGTGGCAGCCACCCAAG TCGCAGTATCTGTGCCAAAGCGGAGACGGAAAATCAAGGAGCTCAATAAGAAGGAGGCTGTTGGGGACCTTCTCGATGCCTTCAAGGAG GTGACCCCTGGAGTACCAGAGGTGGAAAGCCAGCCTTCACCTGTGGGCAGCAACCCAGGCCCCGAGGCTGAGGCCTGTAGTGCGGCTTCTCGACCCGAGGAGGCAGACGAGACCTGGGATGCGAAGGAAGACAAGATTCACAATGCCGAGAACATCCAGCCCGGGGAGCAGAAGTATGAGTACAAGTCAG ATCAGTGGAAGCCTCTAAACCTTGAGGAGAAGAAGCGCTATGACCGCGAGTTCCTGCTCGGCTTTCAGTTCATCTTTGCCAGTATGCAGAAGCCAGAGGGATTGCCCCACATCAGCGACGTGGTGTTGGATAAG GCCAACAAGACACCACTGCGGCCGCTGGATCCCACTCGACTTTCAGGCATAAATTGTGGACCAGACTTCACTCCGTCCTATGCCAACTTTGGCCGACCGGCCCTTAGCAACCGTGGGCCCCCAAGGGGTGGGCCAGGTGGGGAGCTTCCCCGAGGGCCG CAGGCTGGTCTGGGACCCCGGCGCTCTCAGCCTGGTCCCCGGAAGGAACCTCGAAAGATCATTGCCACGGTGTTAATGACAgaagatataaagctgaacaaagcgGAGAAAGCTTGGAAGCCCAGCAGCAAACGGACGGCAGCTGATAAGGACCGAGGGGAAGAAGATGCTGACGGCAGCAAAACCCAG GACCTCTTCCGCAGGGTGCGCTCCATCCTGAATAAGCTGACACCCCAGATGTTCCAGCAGTTGATGAAGCAGGTGACACAGCTGGCCATTGACACTGAGGAACGCCTCAAAGGGGTGATCGACCTCATCTTCGAGAAGGCCATCTCAGAGCCCAACTTCTCTGTGGCCTACGCCAACATGTGCCGCTGCCTCATGGCG CTAAAAGTGCCCACTACAGAAAAGCCAACGGTGACTGTGAACTTCCGGAAACTATTGTTGAATCGATGTCAGAAGGAGTTtgaaaaagacaaagatgatGATGAGGTTTTtgagaagaagcagaaggagatgGACGAAGCTGCTACG GCAGAGGAGCGGGGGCGCTTgaaggaggagctggaggaggcCCGAGACATAGCCCGCCGGCGCTCTCTAGGGAACATCAAGTTTATCGGGGAGCTGTTTAAGCTGAAAATGTTGACAGAGGCCATCATGCATGACTGTGTGGTTAAACTGCTCAAGAACCATGATGAAGAGTCGCTCGAATGCCTTTGCCGTCTGCTTACTACCATCGGCAAAGATCTAGACTTTGAAAAAGCCAAG CCCCGAATGGATCAGTATTTCCAGCAGATGGAGAAGATCATTAAGGAAAAGAAGACCTCCTCCCGAATCCGTTTTATGCTGCAGGATGTTCTGGATCTGCGACGA agcaatTGGGTGCCCCGACGAGGAGACCAGGGTCCCAAGACCATCGACCAGATCCACAAGGAGGCCGAGATGGAGGAGCATCGTGAGCACATTAAAGTGCAGCAGCTCATGGCCAAGGGTGGCGACAAGCGCCGCGGGGGTCCTCCAGGCCCGCCTATTA gCCGTGGCCTTCCACTTGTGGATGATGGAGGCTGGAACACAGTCCCCATCAGCAAGGGCAGCCGCCCTATTGACACCTCCCGACTCACCAAGATCACCAAG CCTGGCTCCATTGATTCCAACAACCAGCTCTTCGCACCTGGAGGGCGAATGAGCTGGGGCAAGGGCAGCAGCGGAGGCTCTGCAGCCAAGCCCTCTGATGCAG TCTCAGAAGCTGCTCGTTCTACCACTAGCACCTTGAATCGCTTCTCAGCCCTTCAACAAGCGGTGCCTACAGAAAGCACGGACAACAGACGTGTGGTACAGAG GAGTAGCTTGAGCCGGGAACGAGGTGAGAAAGCTGGGGACCGAGGAGATCGCCTAGAGCGGAGTGAACGTGGAGGTGACCGAGGGGACAGACTTGACCGGGCGCGGACACCTGCCACCAAGCGGAGCTTTAGCAAGGATGTGGAGGAGCGGAGTCGAGAGCGGTCCTCCCAGCCCGAGGGCTTGCGCAAGGCGGCCAGCCTCACTGAGGATCGCGACCAAGGCCGTGATGCTG TGAAGCGAGAAGCTGCCCTTCCTCCTGTGAGCGCCCCGAAGGCTGCACTTTCTGAGGAGGAGTTGGAGAAGAAGTCGAAGGCCATCATTGAGGAGTACCTCCACCTCAATGACATGAAG GAGGCGGTGCAGTGTGTGCAGGAGCTGGCATCGCCCTCCCTGCTCTTCATCTTTGTGCGACTTGGCATCGAGTCCACCCTGGAGCGCAGCGCCATTGCTCGAGAGCACATGGGACGGCTGCTGCATCAGCTGCTCTGTGCTGGGCACCTGTCCACGGCTCAGTACTATCAAGG GCTCTATGAAATCCTAGAACTGGCTGAAGACATGGAAATTGACATTCCCCATGTGTGGCTTTACCTTGCAGAACTGATAACGCCCATTCTGCAGGAAGGGGGGTTGCCGATGGGGGAACTGTTCAG AGAGATCACAAAACCTCTGAGGCCCCTGGGCAAAGCTTCTTCCCTCTTGCTGGAGGTCCTGGGGCTCCTCTGCAAAAGCATG GGTCCCAAAAAGGTGGGGACACTGTGGCGAGAGGCAGGACTCAACTGGAAGGAATTTATATCTGAAGGCCAGGATGTCGGCACCTTCGTCGCAGAACAG AAGGTGGAGTACACTCTGGGCGAGGAGTCAGAAGCCCCTGGTCAGAGGCCGCTCCCCTCCGAGGAGCTGAGCAGGCAGCTGGAGAAGCTGCTGAAGGAAGGCAGCACTAACCAGCGGATATCGGACTGGATCGAG GCCAACCTGAACGAGCAGCAGGTAGCGTCCAACTCCTTAGTCCGAGCGCTTATGAAGACTGTCTGCTATTCTGCAATTATCT ttgaGTCTCCCCTCCGACTGGATGTGGAGGTTCTGAAAGCACGAGCAAAACTGCTCCAGAAATACCTGTGTGACGAGCAGAAGGAGCTGCAGGCCCTCTATGCCCTCCAGGCCCTTGTAGTGACCTTAGAACAGCCTGCCA acctgcttcgaacGTTCTTTGATGCCCTGTATGACGAGGACGTGGTCAAGGAGGATGCCTTCTACAGCTGGGAGAATAGCAAGGACCCAGCTGAGCAGCGGGGCAAGGGAGTAGCCCTGAAATCTGTCACAACTTTCTTCAAGTGGCTTCGCGAGGCAGAGGAGGAGTCCGACCACAACTGA
- the EIF4G1 gene encoding eukaryotic translation initiation factor 4 gamma 1 isoform X1: MNKAPQPTGPPPAPSPGLPQPAFPPGQTAPVVFSTPQATQMNTPSQPRQHFYTSRAQPPSSAASRVPSAAPARPGPAAHVYPAGSQVMMIPSQISYSASQGAYYIPGQGRSTYVVPTQQYPVQPGAPSFYPGASPTEFGTYAGAYYPAQGVQQFPTGVAPTPVLMNQPPPIAPKRERKTIRIRDPNQGGKDITEEIMSGARTASTPTPPQAGGGLEPQANGETAQGAVTIRPDDRSQGAIVGGRPGLPGPEHSPSESQPSSPSPTPSPPPILEPGSEPNLTVLSIPGDTMTTGMLQMSVEESAPMPRESGEPYCLLPEAAPLAEPILEVEVTLSKPIPESEFSSSPLQVPNPLPPHKVEVPPEPNGTASSEGLEAEVESSPALAPASVCPSESSLPVAPTAQPEELLNGAPSPPAVDLSPVSEPKEQATEATVSAVPLTAVSSTPAATPPATSPAQEEEMEEEEEEEEGDAGEAEGEKGGEEQLPPESVPVPAHLPQNLEVAATQVAVSVPKRRRKIKELNKKEAVGDLLDAFKEVTPGVPEVESQPSPVGSNPGPEAEACSAASRPEEADETWDAKEDKIHNAENIQPGEQKYEYKSDQWKPLNLEEKKRYDREFLLGFQFIFASMQKPEGLPHISDVVLDKANKTPLRPLDPTRLSGINCGPDFTPSYANFGRPALSNRGPPRGGPGGELPRGPQAGLGPRRSQPGPRKEPRKIIATVLMTEDIKLNKAEKAWKPSSKRTAADKDRGEEDADGSKTQDLFRRVRSILNKLTPQMFQQLMKQVTQLAIDTEERLKGVIDLIFEKAISEPNFSVAYANMCRCLMALKVPTTEKPTVTVNFRKLLLNRCQKEFEKDKDDDEVFEKKQKEMDEAATAEERGRLKEELEEARDIARRRSLGNIKFIGELFKLKMLTEAIMHDCVVKLLKNHDEESLECLCRLLTTIGKDLDFEKAKPRMDQYFQQMEKIIKEKKTSSRIRFMLQDVLDLRRSNWVPRRGDQGPKTIDQIHKEAEMEEHREHIKVQQLMAKGGDKRRGGPPGPPISRGLPLVDDGGWNTVPISKGSRPIDTSRLTKITKPGSIDSNNQLFAPGGRMSWGKGSSGGSAAKPSDAVSEAARSTTSTLNRFSALQQAVPTESTDNRRVVQRSSLSRERGEKAGDRGDRLERSERGGDRGDRLDRARTPATKRSFSKDVEERSRERSSQPEGLRKAASLTEDRDQGRDAVKREAALPPVSAPKAALSEEELEKKSKAIIEEYLHLNDMKEAVQCVQELASPSLLFIFVRLGIESTLERSAIAREHMGRLLHQLLCAGHLSTAQYYQGLYEILELAEDMEIDIPHVWLYLAELITPILQEGGLPMGELFREITKPLRPLGKASSLLLEVLGLLCKSMGPKKVGTLWREAGLNWKEFISEGQDVGTFVAEQKVEYTLGEESEAPGQRPLPSEELSRQLEKLLKEGSTNQRISDWIEANLNEQQVASNSLVRALMKTVCYSAIIFESPLRLDVEVLKARAKLLQKYLCDEQKELQALYALQALVVTLEQPANLLRTFFDALYDEDVVKEDAFYSWENSKDPAEQRGKGVALKSVTTFFKWLREAEEESDHN; this comes from the exons ATGAACAAAGCTCCACAGCCCACAGGCCCCCCACCCGCCCCGTCCCCTGGACTCCCGCAG ccaGCGTTTCCCCCGGGGCAGACAGCACCGGTGGTGTTCAGTACGCCACAAGCGACACAAATGAACACGCCTTCTCAGCCCCGCCAG CACTTCTATACTAGCCGGGCCCAGCCCCCGAGTAGTGCAGCCTCCCGAGTGCCGAGCGCAGCCCCCGCCCGCCCTGGCCCAGCTGCCCATGTCTACCCTGCTGGATCCCAAGTAATGATGATCCCTTCCCAGATCTCCTACTCAGCCTCCCAAGGGGCCTACTACATCCCGGGACAG GGGCGCTCCACGTATGTTGTCCCAACGCAGCAGTATCCTGTGCAGCCAGGAGCCCCAAGCTTCTACCCAGGGGCAAGCCCGACAGAGTTTGGCACGTACG CTGGCGCCTACTACCCAGCCCAGGGTGTGCAGCAGTTTCCCACTGGCGTGGCCCCCACCCCGGTTTTGATGAACCAGCCCCCTCCAATTGCTCCCAAGAGGGAACGGAAGACG ATCCGAATTCGAGATCCAAACCAAGGAGGGAAGGACATCACGGAGGAGATAATGTCTGGGGCCCGCACCGCCTccacacccacccctccccag GCGGGAGGtggtctggagcctcaggctaaTGGGGAGACAGCCCAGGGTGCTGTCACTATCCGGCCAG ATGACCGATCGCAGGGAGCAATCGTCGGGGGCCGGCCGGGTCTGCCCGGACCTGAGCACAGCCCTTCAGAATCCCAGCCTTCATCACCTTCCCCAACCCCATCTCCACCTCCGATCTTGGAACCGGGGTCTGAGCCGAATCTCACAGTCCTTTCTATTCCTGGGGATACTATGACGACGGGAATGTTACAGATGTCTGTTGAAGAATCAGCCCCCATGCCTCGGGAAAGTGGGGAGCCATATTGTCTCTTGCCAGAAGCCGCTCCCCTAGCTGAACCCATACTGGAAGTTGAAGTGACGCTTAGCAAACCAATTCCAGAATCCGAGTTTTCTTCCAGTCCTCTCCAGGTTCCCAACCCCCTGCCACCTCACAAAGTGGAAGTTCCTCCCGAGCCTAATGGCACTGCCTCATCTGAGGGTCTGGAAGCAGAGGTGGAGTCGAGTCCAGCGCTTGCACCCGCCTCGGTTTGTCCCTCCGAGTCCTCCTTGCCTGTTGCTCCAACTGCCCAGCCTGAGGAACTGCTCAATGGAGCCCCGTCACCACCAGCTGTGGACTTAAGCCCCGTCAGTGAGCCAAAGGAGCAGGCCACGGAGGCCACGGTATCGGCGGTCCCCCTCACTGCCGTCTCCAGCACCCCAGCGGCGACTCCTCCGGCCACTTCCCCTGCTCaggaggaggaaatggaagaagaggaagaggaggaagaaggagatgcAGGAGAAGCTGAgggtgagaagggaggagaggaacagCTTCCCCCGGAAAGCGTGCCTGTTCCAGCCCACCTGCCCCAGAATTTGGAGGTGGCAGCCACCCAAG TCGCAGTATCTGTGCCAAAGCGGAGACGGAAAATCAAGGAGCTCAATAAGAAGGAGGCTGTTGGGGACCTTCTCGATGCCTTCAAGGAG GTGACCCCTGGAGTACCAGAGGTGGAAAGCCAGCCTTCACCTGTGGGCAGCAACCCAGGCCCCGAGGCTGAGGCCTGTAGTGCGGCTTCTCGACCCGAGGAGGCAGACGAGACCTGGGATGCGAAGGAAGACAAGATTCACAATGCCGAGAACATCCAGCCCGGGGAGCAGAAGTATGAGTACAAGTCAG ATCAGTGGAAGCCTCTAAACCTTGAGGAGAAGAAGCGCTATGACCGCGAGTTCCTGCTCGGCTTTCAGTTCATCTTTGCCAGTATGCAGAAGCCAGAGGGATTGCCCCACATCAGCGACGTGGTGTTGGATAAG GCCAACAAGACACCACTGCGGCCGCTGGATCCCACTCGACTTTCAGGCATAAATTGTGGACCAGACTTCACTCCGTCCTATGCCAACTTTGGCCGACCGGCCCTTAGCAACCGTGGGCCCCCAAGGGGTGGGCCAGGTGGGGAGCTTCCCCGAGGGCCG CAGGCTGGTCTGGGACCCCGGCGCTCTCAGCCTGGTCCCCGGAAGGAACCTCGAAAGATCATTGCCACGGTGTTAATGACAgaagatataaagctgaacaaagcgGAGAAAGCTTGGAAGCCCAGCAGCAAACGGACGGCAGCTGATAAGGACCGAGGGGAAGAAGATGCTGACGGCAGCAAAACCCAG GACCTCTTCCGCAGGGTGCGCTCCATCCTGAATAAGCTGACACCCCAGATGTTCCAGCAGTTGATGAAGCAGGTGACACAGCTGGCCATTGACACTGAGGAACGCCTCAAAGGGGTGATCGACCTCATCTTCGAGAAGGCCATCTCAGAGCCCAACTTCTCTGTGGCCTACGCCAACATGTGCCGCTGCCTCATGGCG CTAAAAGTGCCCACTACAGAAAAGCCAACGGTGACTGTGAACTTCCGGAAACTATTGTTGAATCGATGTCAGAAGGAGTTtgaaaaagacaaagatgatGATGAGGTTTTtgagaagaagcagaaggagatgGACGAAGCTGCTACG GCAGAGGAGCGGGGGCGCTTgaaggaggagctggaggaggcCCGAGACATAGCCCGCCGGCGCTCTCTAGGGAACATCAAGTTTATCGGGGAGCTGTTTAAGCTGAAAATGTTGACAGAGGCCATCATGCATGACTGTGTGGTTAAACTGCTCAAGAACCATGATGAAGAGTCGCTCGAATGCCTTTGCCGTCTGCTTACTACCATCGGCAAAGATCTAGACTTTGAAAAAGCCAAG CCCCGAATGGATCAGTATTTCCAGCAGATGGAGAAGATCATTAAGGAAAAGAAGACCTCCTCCCGAATCCGTTTTATGCTGCAGGATGTTCTGGATCTGCGACGA agcaatTGGGTGCCCCGACGAGGAGACCAGGGTCCCAAGACCATCGACCAGATCCACAAGGAGGCCGAGATGGAGGAGCATCGTGAGCACATTAAAGTGCAGCAGCTCATGGCCAAGGGTGGCGACAAGCGCCGCGGGGGTCCTCCAGGCCCGCCTATTA gCCGTGGCCTTCCACTTGTGGATGATGGAGGCTGGAACACAGTCCCCATCAGCAAGGGCAGCCGCCCTATTGACACCTCCCGACTCACCAAGATCACCAAG CCTGGCTCCATTGATTCCAACAACCAGCTCTTCGCACCTGGAGGGCGAATGAGCTGGGGCAAGGGCAGCAGCGGAGGCTCTGCAGCCAAGCCCTCTGATGCAG TCTCAGAAGCTGCTCGTTCTACCACTAGCACCTTGAATCGCTTCTCAGCCCTTCAACAAGCGGTGCCTACAGAAAGCACGGACAACAGACGTGTGGTACAGAG GAGTAGCTTGAGCCGGGAACGAGGTGAGAAAGCTGGGGACCGAGGAGATCGCCTAGAGCGGAGTGAACGTGGAGGTGACCGAGGGGACAGACTTGACCGGGCGCGGACACCTGCCACCAAGCGGAGCTTTAGCAAGGATGTGGAGGAGCGGAGTCGAGAGCGGTCCTCCCAGCCCGAGGGCTTGCGCAAGGCGGCCAGCCTCACTGAGGATCGCGACCAAGGCCGTGATGCTG TGAAGCGAGAAGCTGCCCTTCCTCCTGTGAGCGCCCCGAAGGCTGCACTTTCTGAGGAGGAGTTGGAGAAGAAGTCGAAGGCCATCATTGAGGAGTACCTCCACCTCAATGACATGAAG GAGGCGGTGCAGTGTGTGCAGGAGCTGGCATCGCCCTCCCTGCTCTTCATCTTTGTGCGACTTGGCATCGAGTCCACCCTGGAGCGCAGCGCCATTGCTCGAGAGCACATGGGACGGCTGCTGCATCAGCTGCTCTGTGCTGGGCACCTGTCCACGGCTCAGTACTATCAAGG GCTCTATGAAATCCTAGAACTGGCTGAAGACATGGAAATTGACATTCCCCATGTGTGGCTTTACCTTGCAGAACTGATAACGCCCATTCTGCAGGAAGGGGGGTTGCCGATGGGGGAACTGTTCAG AGAGATCACAAAACCTCTGAGGCCCCTGGGCAAAGCTTCTTCCCTCTTGCTGGAGGTCCTGGGGCTCCTCTGCAAAAGCATG GGTCCCAAAAAGGTGGGGACACTGTGGCGAGAGGCAGGACTCAACTGGAAGGAATTTATATCTGAAGGCCAGGATGTCGGCACCTTCGTCGCAGAACAG AAGGTGGAGTACACTCTGGGCGAGGAGTCAGAAGCCCCTGGTCAGAGGCCGCTCCCCTCCGAGGAGCTGAGCAGGCAGCTGGAGAAGCTGCTGAAGGAAGGCAGCACTAACCAGCGGATATCGGACTGGATCGAG GCCAACCTGAACGAGCAGCAGGTAGCGTCCAACTCCTTAGTCCGAGCGCTTATGAAGACTGTCTGCTATTCTGCAATTATCT ttgaGTCTCCCCTCCGACTGGATGTGGAGGTTCTGAAAGCACGAGCAAAACTGCTCCAGAAATACCTGTGTGACGAGCAGAAGGAGCTGCAGGCCCTCTATGCCCTCCAGGCCCTTGTAGTGACCTTAGAACAGCCTGCCA acctgcttcgaacGTTCTTTGATGCCCTGTATGACGAGGACGTGGTCAAGGAGGATGCCTTCTACAGCTGGGAGAATAGCAAGGACCCAGCTGAGCAGCGGGGCAAGGGAGTAGCCCTGAAATCTGTCACAACTTTCTTCAAGTGGCTTCGCGAGGCAGAGGAGGAGTCCGACCACAACTGA